In Camelus dromedarius isolate mCamDro1 chromosome 4, mCamDro1.pat, whole genome shotgun sequence, the following are encoded in one genomic region:
- the LOC116153049 gene encoding intraflagellar transport protein 70A yields the protein MAGLGGAQIPDGEFTAVVYRLIRDARYAEAVQLLGGEHQRSPRSRAGLSLLGYCYYRLQEFALAAECYEQLGQLHPELEQYRLYQAQALYKACLYPEATRVAFLLLDNPAYHNRVLRLQAAIKYSEGDLPGARSLVEQLLSGEGGEDSGGENELDGQVSLGCLLYKEGHYEAACSKFSTALQASGYRPDLSYNLALAYYSSRHYASALKHIADIIEHGIRQHPELGVGMTTEGIDVRSVGNTLVLHQTALVEAFNLKAAIEYQLRNYEVAQETLTDMPPRAEEELDPVTLHNQALMNMDSRPTEGFEKLQFLLQQNPFPPETFGNLLLLYCKYEYFDLAADVLAENAHLTYKFLTPYLYDFLDAMITCQTAPEEAFIKLDGLAGMLTEQLRRLTKQVQEARHNRDDEAVKKAVNEYDDTLEKYIPVLMAQAKIYWNLENYPMVEKIFRKSVEFCSDHDVWRLNVAHVLFMQENKYKEAIGFYEPIVKKHYDNILNVSAIVLANLCVSYIMTSQNEEAEELMRKIEKEEEQLSYDDPDKKIYHLCIVNLVIGTLYCAKGNYDFGISRVIKSLEPYSKKLGTDTWYYAKRCFLSLLENMSKHMIVLRDSVVQECVQFLEHCELYGRNIPAVIEQPLEEERMHIGKNTVTYESRQLKALIYEIIGWNM from the coding sequence ATGGCGGGGCTGGGCGGTGCGCAGATCCCCGACGGGGAGTTCACCGCGGTCGTGTACCGGCTCATCCGGGATGCCCGCTACGCCGAGGCGGTGCAGCTGCTGGGCGGAGAGCACCAGCGGAGCCCGAGGAGCCGCGCCGGCCTGTCGCTGCTGGGCTACTGCTACTACCGGCTGCAGGAGTTCGCGCTGGCGGCCGAGTGCTATGAGCAGCTGGGCCAGCTGCACCCGGAGCTGGAGCAGTACCGCCTGTACCAGGCCCAGGCCCTGTACAAGGCCTGCCTTTACCCAGAGGCCACCCGCGTCGCCTTCCTCCTCCTGGACAACCCCGCCTACCACAACCGAGTCCTCCGTCTCCAGGCCGCTATCAAGTACAGCGAGGGCGACCTGCCCGGGGCCAGGAGCCTGGTGGAGCAACTActgagtggggaagggggagaagaCAGCGGGGGCGAGAATGAGCTCGATGGCCAGGTCAGCCTGGGTTGTTTGCTCTACAAGGAGGGACATTATGAAGCCGCGTGTTCCAAGTTCTCTACGGCCCTGCAGGCTTCAGGCTACCGGCCTGACCTTTCCTACAACCTAGCTTTGGCCTATTACAGCAGCCGGCATTATGCCTCGGCGCTGAAGCATATCGCCGATATTATTGAGCATGGCATCCGTCAGCACCCAGAGCTGGGTGTTGGCATGACCACCGAGGGCATTGACGTTCGAAGTGTTGGCAACACCTTAGTCCTTCACCAGACTGCTCTGGTGGAAGCCTTCAACCTCAAGGCTGCCATAGAATACCAATTGAGAAACTATGAGGTAGCCCAGGAAACCCTCACTGACATGCCACCTAGGGCAGAGGAAGAATTAGACCCTGTGACACTGCACAATCAGGCGCTAATGAACATGGATTCCAGGCCTACAGAAGGATTTGAAAAGCTACAGTTTTTGCTGCAACAGAACCCCTTTCCTCCAGAGACCTTTGGCAACCTGTTGCTGCTCTACtgtaaatatgaatattttgACCTGGCAGCAGATGTCCTGGCAGAGAACGCCCATTTGACTTACAAGTTCCTCACACCCTATCTGTATGACTTCTTGGATGCCATGATCACCTGCCAGACAGCTCCTGAAGAGGCTTTCATTAAGCTGGATGGGCTGGCAGGGATGCTGACTGAACAGCTCCGGAGACTCACTAAACAAGTGCAGGAAGCAAGACACAACAGGGATGATGAGGCTGTCAAAAAGGCAGTGAATGAGTATGATGACACCCTTGAGAAGTATATTCCCGTGCTGATGGCCCAGGCCAAAATCTACTGGAACCTTGAAAATTACCCAATGGTGGAAAAGATCTTCCGCAAATCAGTGGAATTCTGTAGTGACCATGATGTGTGGAGGCTGAATGTGGCTCATGTTCTGTTCATGCAGGAAAACAAGTACAAAGAAGCCATAGGTTTTTATGAGCCCATCGTCAAGAAGCATTATGACAACATCCTGAATGTCAGTGCTATCGTGCTGGCTAACCTGTGTGTTTCATATATTATGACAAGTCAAAATGAAGAAGCCGAGGAGTTGATGaggaagattgaaaaggaggaagagcagcTCTCCTATGATGACCCGGACAAGAAAATCTACCATCTCTGCATTGTGAATTTGGTGATAGGGACGCTTTATTGTGCCAAAGGAAACTATGACTTTGGTATTTCTCGGGTTATCAAGAGCTTGGAACCTTATAGTAAAAAACTGGGAACTGATACCTGGTATTATGCCAAAAGATGCTTCCTGTCCTTATTAGAAAACATGTCAAAACACATGATTGTACTGCGTGACAGTGTTGTTCAAGAATGTGTCCAGTTTCTAGAACACTGTGAACTTTATGGTAGGAACATACCTGCCGTTATTGAACAAcccctggaagaagaaagaatgcaTATTGGAAAGAATACAGTCACATATGAATCCAGACAATTAAAAGCTTTGATTTATGAGATTATAGGATGGAATATGTAG